In the Oryza glaberrima chromosome 6, OglaRS2, whole genome shotgun sequence genome, one interval contains:
- the LOC127775433 gene encoding peroxidase 1-like, which yields MAITKCCVLLLVPLVAVLVAADQLRVDYYSETCPNVEAIVREEMERIIAAAPSLAGPLLRLHFHDCFVRGCDASVLLSSAGGNTAERDAKPNKSLRGFGSVERVKARLETACPGTVSCADVLALMARDAVVLARGPSWPVTLGRRDGRASSAGEAAASLPPADGDIPTLARVFASNGLDLKDLAVLSGAHTLGTAHCPSYAGRLYNFTGKGDADPSLDGEYAGKLRTRCRSLTDDGMPSEMDPGSYKTFDTSYYRHVAKRRGLFSSDASLLTDATTRGYVQRIATGKFDDEFFRDFGESMTKMGNVAVLTGADGEIRKKCYVIN from the exons ATGGCGATCACCAAGTGCTGTGTATTGCTGCTTGTTCCGTTGGTCGCCGTGCTCGTAGCGGCTGATCAGCTCCGCGTCGACTACTACAGCGAGACGTGCCCGAACGTCGAGGCGATCGTCCGCGAGGAGATGGAGAGgatcatcgccgccgcgcccagcCTCGCCGGCCCGCTGCTTCGCCTCCATTTCCATGACTGCTTCGTCAGG GGTTGCGACGCGTCTGTGCTGCTGAGCTCCGCCGGCGGCAACACGGCGGAGCGGGACGCGAAGCCGAACAAGAGCCTCCGGGGATTCGGCTCCGTGGAGCGGGTGAAGGCGAGGCTGGAGACGGCGTGCCCGGgcaccgtctcctgcgccgacgtGCTCGCGCTCATGGCGCGCGACGCCGTCGTTCTGGCCAGGGGCCCGTCCTGGCCGGTCACCCTCGGCAGGAGGGACGGCAGGGCGTccagcgccggcgaggccgccgccagcCTGCCCCCGGCGGACGGCGACATCCCGACGCTCGCCAGGGTCTTCGCCTCCAACGGCCTCGACCTCAAGGACCTCGCCGTGCTCTCCGGCGCGCACACCCTCGGCACGGCGCACTGCCCGTCCTACGCCGGCCGCCTCTACAACTTCACCGGCAAGGGCGACGCCGACCCGTCGCTGGACGGCGAGTACGCCGGCAAGCTGAGGACGAGGTGCAGGAGCCTCACCGACGACGGCATGCCGTCGGAGATGGACCCCGGCAGCTACAAGACGTTCGACACCAGCTACTACCGCCATGTCGCCAAGCGGAGGGGGCTCTTCTCCTCCGACGCCTCGCTCCTCACCGACGCCACCACCAGGGGCTACGTGCAGCGTATCGCCACCGGCAAGTTCGACGACGAGTTCTTCAGGGACTTCGGCGAGTCCATGACCAAGATGGGCAACGTCGCCGTGCTCACCGGAGCCGACGGCGAGATCAGGAAGAAGTGCTACGTCATCAACTAA